The stretch of DNA GCATCCCGGGATCGACGGGGGCGGTAAAACTCGCCACCGAACAGATCATTCTGCCCGAACTCAGGCACATCATCTCGCACGCGCGGGGATAAGCACTTTAGCGGTTCACTTCGAGGAGGGCGATCCGCTCAAAGACCAGGGGCCTGATCCGCCCGCCTGCGGCGGCGAGTTCCTCCCCGGTGATCGCGTAGCGCTTCATCAGCCGCATTTTTTTTGCCTCGTCGATCCCCTCCCAGTCCCCGTCGTCCGGGCGCAGGATCCTCTCCAGGGCCTCCGCGGCCGCGGGGGAAGGGGGGCAGATGCAGACATAGCAGCGGTTCTCCCCCTCGTGGAGGCCGAGGTCCATCGCCACCCGGCACTGCCTGGTCCCCCCCGCATAGAGGAGGGCCTCCATCTCGAGGCTGTTTGCGATCGCCCGGCCCTCGCGCCAGGAGCGGACCGCATGGCCGACCGCCTTCCTGGCATGGGCCTTTCCGGCGATTTTTTCGGCGTCGAAGCAGATGATATGCGTCCCGGTCGCCGCGGCAATCTCCCTGACGCTCTCTAGAAAGGCGGGAATCGAGGGGATATCGGCGATCCCCTGCCTGATCTCACACTCGTGCTCCATTGATCTCTCCTGTATGTGTGCCCGAAGGGTATAAGGGGATTTTTCCGGCACCTCCCTCATGGGATCCGGGGTGGCCCTCCTCTCCCGGCATCGCAGAATTTATATACCGGGTACTGCGAGATGGCGGTCATGAAGATTTCGGTCCTCTCGATGTACTGGAACGAGCCGCAGGGCGGGGGGATCAACGCCTATGTCACGGGGCTGGTGACGATGCTCCGGAACCGCCACCCCGAAAACCCGGTGGACGTCCTCTATGTGCAGGGAGACGGCGATCCCGCCGGGAGGGTCAGGCCCGGCGCCCTGGGAGAGATCGTCGGGACCGCCCTGCACCTCCACCGCCTCTCCCCTGACGTGATCCATGTCCACGACAGCATCGGGCTTCTCCTGGGGGCGGCCCTCTACCGCTCGGTCCTGAGGAGAGGAACGGTGGTCTACACCTTTCTCACCGAGACGAAACGGCCCGTCCATATCAAAGACCGGTTCCTCCGCCTCTTCGGGACGTGCCTGTACTCCTGGGGGATCGGCCGGTGCGCGTGCGTGACCTTCGTGAGCCGGGACCTCCAGACGAAGATCGACGCCGTCTATGCCATCCCGATTGCGCAGCCGACGGCGATCACCTATCCGGGCGTGGAGGCGCGGCCTGTCCTCCCCGGGAAGATCCTGGAGTTCCAGGAGCGGTTCGGGATCGCCGACGGCGATATCGTCCTCCTCTCCCAGGGGGTCACCGTCAACCGGTTCAAGGCGAAAGGGACCGAGGAACTGATCGCCGCCGTCGCTCTCCTCAGAGGGGAATACCCCGGGATAAAACTCGTCCTGACCAGAGACGGGAGGTTCAGGCCGGATCTCGAGAGATATGCGCGGACGATCGGGGTCGCGGACGCCGTGGTCTTCACCGGGGACGTCGACGACCCCTTCGTCCCGCTCGCCCGCGCCGACCTCTACTGCCATATCACCCTGGCCGACGGCCTTCCGATCGCCCTGCTCGAGGCGATGGCGATGACAAAACCGATCGTTGCGTCGCGGACCGGGGGGATACCTGAGGCGATCGCCGACGGCGAGGACGGTCTGCTCGTCGAACCGCGTGCCGGGGCGATCGCGGCGGCGGTCAGGCGGGTGCTCTCCGACCCGACGCTTGCAGAGGCCCTGGGGAGGCACGCACGCCAGAAGACGCTGGAACAGTTCGGGTGGGCCGATCGCTCCGATCTCGTCGCCGGGATCTACACCTCCCTGAAGAGGCGCTGATCACTCGCTGGCCTCGAACGATATATTTTTATATTATTGCCGATATCTGTGCAACTGTCAGATGAATCGGCCTTTCGTTCGTCTATAAATGGTTAAAAGAGCGTTTGGTATTCTTTATCCCGGAGATTTCCAGACAGGCCTGAGGGGGAGCGATGGGATATCTCACATAACGGCGTTATCTGCCTGATCCGGCGCCCGAATGCGCCTGGTAATCTTGAAAACTACAATCAGAAGGGGGGTCATATGGACGTGGGCAGCAGCACAATTTTTCTCACCGGAGGGGGCGGCTTTATTGGCAGCCACCTCACCGAATATTTCGTCGAACAGAACGCCACCGTAAAGGCGCTGGTGAAATACACCTCGCGCTCTGACCGGGGGATGCTCGACCTCCTCCCCCCTGAGACGATGCAGTCGGTGGAGGTGATCTCCGGCGACCTCAAGGACGGGGACGCCATCAGGCGGGCCACCAGGGACGTGGACGCCATCGTCCACCTCGGCTCGATCATCTCGGTGCCCTACTCCTATCTCAGTCCCAGGGAGACGATCGAAACCAATATCCTGGGCACCTTAAACGTCCTCCAGGCGGCCAGGGAGAACGGCGTCGGGCGGGTCGTCCACACCTCGACGAGCGAGGTCTACGGCACCGCCCGCTCGGTCCCGATCGACGAGTCCCATCCCCTCCAGGGGCAGTCGCCGTACTCGGCGAGCAAGATCGGGGCGGACAAGATCGCCGAGAGTTTCTTCTGCTCCTTCGACCTCCCGGTCGTGACCATACGCCCGTTCAACACCTACGGCCCGCGGCAGTCGGCGCGGGCGGTGATCCCGACGATCGTCACCCAGGCCCTGACCGGGAAGGAGGTGCGCCTGGGCGCCCTCGGGTCCACGCGGGACTTCACCTACGTGGGCGACCTGGTCCGCGCCTTCGCCCTCGCCCTCGCCGCTCCCGGCGTGGTGGGCGAGACGATCAACGTCGGATCGAACTTCGAGATTGCCATCCTCGACCTGGCCGAACGGATCCTCTCCCTCTGCGGGAGCGATGCGGCGATCGTCACCGAGCCTGTCCGCCGGCGCCCGGAGAAGAGCGAGGTGGCGCGGCTGTGGTGCGACAACACCCGCGCCCGCGACCTGCTCGGGTGGGCCCCGCAGACCTCGCTCGAAGACGGCCTGAAGGCGACGATCGCATGGATCGCCGGGAACATCGAGATGTATCGGCCGGGTGTCTATGTCAGGTGATGCGATGGTGAAGGCGGTGATCCTCGCGGGCGGGAGCGGCACCAGGCTCAAGCCCTATACGACGGTCTTCCCAAAACCCCTGATGCCCATCAGGGAGAGGCCGATCCTGGAGATCATCCTGCGGCAGCTCCACACCAGCGGCATCGAGGAGGCGGTGATCGCCGTCGGCTATCTTGCCGAGCTGGTCATGACCTACTGCGGCGACGGGTCGCGCTTTGGCTGTCCCGTCACCTATTCCCGGGAGGACAGACCCCTCGGGACGGCCGGGTGCCTGGGGCAGCTGAAGGAGCGGCTGCCCGAGACGTTCCTGATGATGAACGGCGACGTCCTCACGACCCTGGACTATGCCGCCTTACTCGACTACCACCGGCGCCACGGCGGGATCGCCACCATCGCCCTCCACCGGCGTGATATCCCGGTCGACTTCGGGGTGGTCGGGATGAACGGGGGGCAGCGGATCATCGAGTACACCGAAAAACCGACGCTTTCGAACCTGGTGAGCATGGGGGTGTACGCCTTCGAGCCCCGTGTGCTGGACTACATCGAGCCCGGGGCCCACCTCGACTTTCCCGACCTGATACAGAGCCTGATCGCAGAGGGAGAGGAGGTGATGGGCTACGTCTATGACGGCTACTGGCTCGATATCGGGCGGGTGGACGATTATGAGCAGGCGAAGGCGGATTTCGACGTGATCGCTCCGCATCTCGGGATCTGATCGCATGGGATGGAGGGTCCCGCTCTCGGACGTCTCCCTTTCCGCGGAGGAGCTCAGGGCCGCGACGGCGGTCCTTGCCTCGGGCTGGCTCTCCATGGGGCCGGTGACCGAGGCGTTCGAGCGGGCGTTTGCCGACTACCTCGGGGTGACGTACGCGTTTGCCGTCTCCAGCGGGACCGCCGCCCTGCACCTGGCCCACCTGGCCGCGGGGGTCGGTCAGGGGGACGAGGTGGTCGCCCCCTCGCTCACCTTCGTCGCCACCGCAAACGCCGCCGTCTATTGCGGGGCAACCCCGGTCTTCGCCGATGTCGCCGGGACCGACGACTTCAATCTCTCCGCCGACACCATCGCCCCGGCGCTCTCCCGTGCGACGCGGGCGATCACCGTGGTGCATTACGGCGGATACCCCTGCGATATGGCGCCTATCCTGGAGATCGCTGAGGAGCGGGGCATCCCGGTGATCGAGGACGCCGCCCACGCCGTCGGAGCGTCATATGCCGGCAGGCGGTGCGGCACCATCGGGGATATCGGGTGCTTCAGTTTTTTTGCGAACAAGAACCTCCCCACCGGGGAAGGCGGGATGGTCGTCACCGACAACGAGGCGTACGCCGGGCGGATCAGGACGATGCGCTCCCACGGGATGACCACCCTCACCTGGGACCGCCACCGCGGCCACGCCCGGGCGTACGATGTCGTGGACCTCGGCTACAACTACCGGATCGGCGAGGTCGCATCGGCCCTCGGGCTTGCCGGCCTCGCGGACCTGGACCGGGCGAACGCCCGCAGGGAGGAGATCGTGGAGCGCTACCGCCGGCGCCTCCGGGAGATGCCCGGGCTCTCGTCCCCGTTCGAAGGGGCGCCGGGCCGCTCTGCCTGCCACCTCTTTCCTGTCCTCCTCCCCACGGAATTACCGCGGGAGGGAGTAGCGGCGGCGATGCAGGAGGCGGGCGTCCAGACGAGCGTTCATTACCGGCCCGTCCACCTCTTCTCCTATTACCGGCGGCGTTTCGGCGGAAGAGCGGGCCTTCTCCCGGTGACCGAGGATGTCGGCGAGCGCGAGATCACGCTCCCCCTGTACCCGGGCATGGACGATCGCACGGTCGAGTACGTGATGGACGCCCTGGCGGCGGCGGTGGGCAGGTAGGCATGCAGGTCGCATGGGACGATCAGGTCTCGAAGAAGAGGTGGACCTCGATCCTCCGCTCCTCCGGGCACGCCTATTTCTTCCATACGCCCGAGTGGGCCGAGATCCTGCAGCAGACCTTCGGCCACACGATCGCCACGCGGATCTACGAGGTGGACGGGGCCGAGGTGCTCATCCCGATGGTCGAGAAGAGGACGGCCCCCTTCCGGGCGTACGCCTCGGTGCCCCACGGCTATGGCGGGGTATTCGGGGCCGAAGACCTCTCGCCCGACGCCCTCTCCCGGATCTTCCGGAGCATCGTCGGCGGGCGCTCGGTCGGCCTCACCCTGCATCTCCCGCCGGGGGCGACGATCCCGGCGAACGGCGATCGCGTGATCCGGCGGAACAGTAACGCCTGGACCTCGGCGCATGTGCTTTCCCTCGACCGCCCGTGCAAGGACCTCCACGCCGCTATCCACCGGGAGATCAGGCGCCAGGTCAGGACCGCAGAGAAGCGTTCGGTCGTCGTCTGTCACCCCGACGGGATCGAGGGATATCGATCCTTTTACTCCCTCTACGAGCAGCGGTCGAGGGAGTGGGGCTACCGGGCCCCGGAGTTTCCCTGGACGCTCTTCGAGCACCTCTGCGCCTGCGGCACCCCGCACGTCCGCCTGCGGATCGCGGAGCACGAGGGCACGGCCGTCGGCGGGCTGATCACCCTCGAGTACGGCGATACAATCTTCTGCTGGGGTCTTGCCGTGCCCATGGCCTCCCGGCATCTCTACCCGACCCATCTGATGTTTTTTGACCTGATCGAGGACGCCTGCGAGCGCGGTTTCTCCTGCATCAACTTCGGGGCGAGCGGCCCGCTCTCAGGCGTGCGGAACTTCAAGGAGCGGTTCGGGGCGCGGGAGATACCGACAGAGGATTACCGCGTCCTCTCCGGCATCGGGGATCTCTGGTGGCATCTCAGGGGCTATCCCCTCTCCCCGTTTCTCTGAGCGTTTTTAGTGCCCGGGCACCCGGGCTGCGACGAGCGCCCCCACCCTCCTGAGGACGCCCCTCTCCTCCCCGGTCAGGACGGCGGCGTAGAGGAAGCAGCAATAGAGCCCGACGAGGAGGACGGTCAGCGGCACCGGGTGGACCAGGGCCCGAAGGAGGAAGAAGGCGCCCAGCAGGACGAGCACGGCCGGTATGACCTGGCGGTAGGGCGCAAGGTCGATCCCCACCCCGAAGACCCGTTTCAGAACAACGACGAGCATCCCGCCGAGAAGGACGAAAGAGCCCGCCGTCCCGATCGCCGCTCCCATGACGCCGAAGACCGGGATAAGGGCGGCGTTTGCGGCGATGTTCGTCCCGGTGACCGCCAGGTTGGTCTTTGAGGAGAGGTCGGGCCGGTCCATCGCCGTGACGGCGGCCCCGATCGCCGCCATCGGCCCGAAGGCGATCATCGCGAGGGCGAGGACCGTGAGGGGCGGGACGGCCGGGAGAAAGGCGGGGCCGATCAGCACCGGGATGATCTCGCCGGCAAGGCAGATCATCAGCACCCCGGCGACCGAGAGGATCATCAGGGTGTATTTCACGGTCCGGTTCATCAGGGCCTCGATCGCATCCGTCCGCCCCAGGCTTCTGTACTCGGCGATCGCCGGGAAGGTGACGGCGGAGACGGCCATCGGGAGGGCGAGGAGGATTGAGCGCGACAGGGCGATCGCCATCGCGTAGACCCCGACGTCGGCGTCGTCGAGATAATAACCCACCATCAGGGTGTCGGTGGAGATCATCGCCGAGTAGAGGATGCTGGCCAGGAAGACCCGGGACCCGAACGCCAGCAGGCGCCTGCTGACCGCAGCGTAGTCCCGCGTGCTGAACTGCAGGCGGCCGCCGGCGACCGAGGCCATCAGGAGGAGGATCCCGGCCTCGGCGACCACCACCGAGAGGGCGGCGCCGGTCACGCCCCATCCCGCACTGAGGAAGAGGACGTTCATGCCGACCAGGAGGAGGGAGCGGAGGAGAGAGCGGAGGGAGTGGGCCTTCATCTCCCGCATGCCGTTGAGGACGCCGAGCAGGATGTTGTTGACGACGAAGAGCGGGACCGAGAGGGAGACGATCCTGATCACGCCGGCAAGACCGGGCATCGAGAAGAGGGCGGCCAGGAGATCCGAGGAGACGAAGAGGGCGCCGGCAAACACCACCCCGAGCCCGGCGCCGTTGATCAGGCCGACCGTGACCGATGCGTTCACGGCCTCCCGGTCGCCGCCCGAACCGGCGACGTACCTGACCATCGCCTCCGGGATGCCCAGGCAGGCGACCATCGAGACGAGCGTGGTGAGGATGAGGGCGAGGGCGTAGAGCCCGTACTCGGCGACGCCGAGCCAGCGCCCCAGGATCACCGTGAGGAGAAAACCGAGACCGAGGGCGGCGACCTGGCCGGAAAACGTCCAGCCGACGTCGAATACAAATTTTTTCGCCTCCTGAATCGTTTCTCCCCCTGTGTCAGCTTCGCAGGAGTGTGGCGCCGCTCTGCTCCTTCCCGCGGCTTCCTGCACACCAACTCCAGGCGGCTATATTTAAACTTTTTGGCAGGGGGCGGCGTGCTCCCCGGTGCTCACGCCCCGGCTGCGAAAAAACGAATCTCTCTCCTTTCGCGACCTATAGCGCGATATCCCCCGAAGAACCCTCTCACTCCTCGTCGCCGCAAAAGGCGCTGAGAAACGCCTGGCGGCTCCGCGGGGCCTCGTCCTTCTCCGGCGGTGCGGTCTTCCCGCCGCCTTTTCCCTCGACCTGGGCGAGGACCGAGGCGGCCGTCTTCTCACCCAGCACGGGGACGAGCGCCCCGATACCGGCGGCCCTGAGCTCCTCGGGCGTGGTCAGGCCGGCGTTGAAGAGGCGGCGAGCGCGGACCCGGCCGATGCCGCGGAGTTTGATGAGCGGGAGGAGCTCCTTTTTGATCCCGTGCTTCACCCTGATCTCCAGGTCGGCGATCGGTTGCGCGAACGGCCGTTTGAAGAGGGAGGCCAGGCGGGAGGCGGCGTGGATGAGCCAGACCGCCGTCTCGACCTTGTTGTGGATGTCGCCCGGCCCCACGTTGAAGCGCTCGCAGATCATCGCCTCGGTCACCTCCTCGGACCAGTTCAACAGCAGCATCGCCGTCTTGACGCTGCAGAAGAAGGCCTGCATCTCGTCGTCGCCATAGGGCAACCCGGTCCAGAGTTCGTCGATGTGCTCGTCGATGAAGCGGTAAATGACCTCGTAGTCGTCTTTGCGCAGGTACAGGGTGAGCATGTCCGGCGTTCTGGCGAGGGTCTCGAGCAGCCCGAGATCGGCGAAGTCCGGGGCCTTTGCGAGGGCGTCGACGATCGTCT from Methanofollis liminatans DSM 4140 encodes:
- the cgi121 gene encoding KEOPS complex subunit Cgi121, producing the protein MEHECEIRQGIADIPSIPAFLESVREIAAATGTHIICFDAEKIAGKAHARKAVGHAVRSWREGRAIANSLEMEALLYAGGTRQCRVAMDLGLHEGENRCYVCICPPSPAAAEALERILRPDDGDWEGIDEAKKMRLMKRYAITGEELAAAGGRIRPLVFERIALLEVNR
- a CDS encoding glycosyltransferase family 4 protein, which produces MKISVLSMYWNEPQGGGINAYVTGLVTMLRNRHPENPVDVLYVQGDGDPAGRVRPGALGEIVGTALHLHRLSPDVIHVHDSIGLLLGAALYRSVLRRGTVVYTFLTETKRPVHIKDRFLRLFGTCLYSWGIGRCACVTFVSRDLQTKIDAVYAIPIAQPTAITYPGVEARPVLPGKILEFQERFGIADGDIVLLSQGVTVNRFKAKGTEELIAAVALLRGEYPGIKLVLTRDGRFRPDLERYARTIGVADAVVFTGDVDDPFVPLARADLYCHITLADGLPIALLEAMAMTKPIVASRTGGIPEAIADGEDGLLVEPRAGAIAAAVRRVLSDPTLAEALGRHARQKTLEQFGWADRSDLVAGIYTSLKRR
- a CDS encoding GDP-mannose 4,6-dehydratase, whose protein sequence is MDVGSSTIFLTGGGGFIGSHLTEYFVEQNATVKALVKYTSRSDRGMLDLLPPETMQSVEVISGDLKDGDAIRRATRDVDAIVHLGSIISVPYSYLSPRETIETNILGTLNVLQAARENGVGRVVHTSTSEVYGTARSVPIDESHPLQGQSPYSASKIGADKIAESFFCSFDLPVVTIRPFNTYGPRQSARAVIPTIVTQALTGKEVRLGALGSTRDFTYVGDLVRAFALALAAPGVVGETINVGSNFEIAILDLAERILSLCGSDAAIVTEPVRRRPEKSEVARLWCDNTRARDLLGWAPQTSLEDGLKATIAWIAGNIEMYRPGVYVR
- a CDS encoding nucleotidyltransferase family protein, giving the protein MSGDAMVKAVILAGGSGTRLKPYTTVFPKPLMPIRERPILEIILRQLHTSGIEEAVIAVGYLAELVMTYCGDGSRFGCPVTYSREDRPLGTAGCLGQLKERLPETFLMMNGDVLTTLDYAALLDYHRRHGGIATIALHRRDIPVDFGVVGMNGGQRIIEYTEKPTLSNLVSMGVYAFEPRVLDYIEPGAHLDFPDLIQSLIAEGEEVMGYVYDGYWLDIGRVDDYEQAKADFDVIAPHLGI
- a CDS encoding DegT/DnrJ/EryC1/StrS family aminotransferase; protein product: MGWRVPLSDVSLSAEELRAATAVLASGWLSMGPVTEAFERAFADYLGVTYAFAVSSGTAALHLAHLAAGVGQGDEVVAPSLTFVATANAAVYCGATPVFADVAGTDDFNLSADTIAPALSRATRAITVVHYGGYPCDMAPILEIAEERGIPVIEDAAHAVGASYAGRRCGTIGDIGCFSFFANKNLPTGEGGMVVTDNEAYAGRIRTMRSHGMTTLTWDRHRGHARAYDVVDLGYNYRIGEVASALGLAGLADLDRANARREEIVERYRRRLREMPGLSSPFEGAPGRSACHLFPVLLPTELPREGVAAAMQEAGVQTSVHYRPVHLFSYYRRRFGGRAGLLPVTEDVGEREITLPLYPGMDDRTVEYVMDALAAAVGR
- a CDS encoding GNAT family N-acetyltransferase, producing the protein MQVAWDDQVSKKRWTSILRSSGHAYFFHTPEWAEILQQTFGHTIATRIYEVDGAEVLIPMVEKRTAPFRAYASVPHGYGGVFGAEDLSPDALSRIFRSIVGGRSVGLTLHLPPGATIPANGDRVIRRNSNAWTSAHVLSLDRPCKDLHAAIHREIRRQVRTAEKRSVVVCHPDGIEGYRSFYSLYEQRSREWGYRAPEFPWTLFEHLCACGTPHVRLRIAEHEGTAVGGLITLEYGDTIFCWGLAVPMASRHLYPTHLMFFDLIEDACERGFSCINFGASGPLSGVRNFKERFGAREIPTEDYRVLSGIGDLWWHLRGYPLSPFL
- a CDS encoding flippase, translating into MQEAAGRSRAAPHSCEADTGGETIQEAKKFVFDVGWTFSGQVAALGLGFLLTVILGRWLGVAEYGLYALALILTTLVSMVACLGIPEAMVRYVAGSGGDREAVNASVTVGLINGAGLGVVFAGALFVSSDLLAALFSMPGLAGVIRIVSLSVPLFVVNNILLGVLNGMREMKAHSLRSLLRSLLLVGMNVLFLSAGWGVTGAALSVVVAEAGILLLMASVAGGRLQFSTRDYAAVSRRLLAFGSRVFLASILYSAMISTDTLMVGYYLDDADVGVYAMAIALSRSILLALPMAVSAVTFPAIAEYRSLGRTDAIEALMNRTVKYTLMILSVAGVLMICLAGEIIPVLIGPAFLPAVPPLTVLALAMIAFGPMAAIGAAVTAMDRPDLSSKTNLAVTGTNIAANAALIPVFGVMGAAIGTAGSFVLLGGMLVVVLKRVFGVGIDLAPYRQVIPAVLVLLGAFFLLRALVHPVPLTVLLVGLYCCFLYAAVLTGEERGVLRRVGALVAARVPGH